In Pseudomonas lalkuanensis, the following are encoded in one genomic region:
- a CDS encoding TatD family hydrolase produces MQLIDIGVNLTHPSLARDVRALLERAHAAGVCQLVLTGTNLEDSEKALLAAEQLDESGLRLFSTAGVHPHEASDWNSDCERQLRVLLGEARVRAVGECGLDFNRDFSPRPQQEKALEEQLALAAELGKPVFLHERDADERLLAIVREFRDRLPAAVVHCFTGEKRALYGYLDLDLHIGITGWICDERRGIHLHDLVRAIPRGRLMLESDAPYLLPRSLRPKPRHGHNEPAFLTEVLREVALHRGESQEELARHTTACARAFFGLPAID; encoded by the coding sequence ATGCAACTCATCGACATCGGCGTCAATCTGACCCATCCCAGCCTTGCCCGCGATGTCCGCGCCTTGCTGGAGCGCGCCCACGCAGCCGGCGTCTGCCAACTGGTGCTGACCGGCACCAATCTGGAGGACAGCGAAAAGGCCCTCCTGGCCGCCGAACAATTGGACGAAAGCGGTCTGCGACTGTTCAGCACCGCCGGTGTCCACCCACACGAGGCGAGCGACTGGAACAGCGATTGCGAGCGCCAACTTCGAGTGCTCCTGGGTGAAGCGCGGGTGCGTGCGGTAGGCGAATGCGGGCTGGACTTCAATCGCGACTTCTCGCCACGCCCGCAACAGGAAAAGGCGCTGGAAGAGCAGCTCGCGCTGGCCGCCGAGCTGGGCAAGCCGGTGTTCCTCCATGAGCGCGACGCCGACGAACGCCTGCTGGCCATCGTGCGGGAGTTTCGTGATCGCCTCCCCGCCGCCGTGGTGCATTGCTTCACCGGCGAGAAGCGCGCCCTCTACGGCTACCTGGACCTCGACCTGCACATCGGCATCACCGGCTGGATCTGCGACGAACGCCGTGGCATCCACCTGCACGATCTGGTGCGCGCCATTCCCCGCGGCCGCCTGATGCTGGAGAGCGACGCCCCCTATCTGTTGCCGCGCAGCCTGCGGCCGAAACCCAGGCACGGACACAACGAGCCGGCCTTCCTCACCGAAGTGCTGCGGGAGGTGGCCCTTCATCGCGGCGAGAGCCAGGAAGAGCTGGCGCGCCACACCACCGCCTGCGCCCGCGCCTTCTTCGGCCTGCCAGCCATCGACTGA
- a CDS encoding CHAD domain-containing protein has product MAALLDDLIAQVIALEIRLRACTERLVARTDDEALHDLRVATRRLRSLLRPLRGLAAVDVLDQAAADLARLSSPLRDLEVLIIELRSHRLERLVPARELALNSGYAQLLLAPELTRLLQVLEAWPHLMRAYDREGLVTGLQKKIEKFLGKSRRQVEQALRAPGHDRHRLRLLIKRLRYGLDVYPDRVELSSRTRQLLVGAQTALGNWHDHVQWLARAEKEPDLRPRVRAWQVAMHAAEVRSDRVLEKLQRRLG; this is encoded by the coding sequence ATGGCCGCACTGCTGGACGACCTGATCGCTCAGGTCATTGCCCTCGAGATTCGTCTGCGTGCCTGTACCGAACGTCTGGTGGCGCGTACCGATGATGAGGCTTTGCACGACCTGCGGGTGGCGACGAGGCGATTGCGGAGTCTGTTGCGCCCGTTGCGTGGCCTGGCGGCGGTGGATGTGCTGGACCAGGCGGCGGCCGACCTGGCGAGGCTGAGCAGCCCGTTGCGGGATCTGGAAGTGCTGATCATCGAACTGCGCAGCCATCGCCTGGAGCGCCTGGTCCCGGCTCGCGAGCTGGCGCTGAACAGCGGCTATGCGCAGCTCCTTCTGGCGCCGGAGTTGACGCGTCTGTTGCAGGTGCTCGAAGCCTGGCCTCACCTGATGCGGGCGTATGATCGCGAAGGCCTGGTGACGGGGCTGCAGAAGAAGATCGAGAAATTTCTCGGCAAGAGTCGCCGGCAGGTCGAGCAGGCCCTGCGCGCGCCAGGCCATGATCGTCATCGTCTGCGCTTGCTGATCAAGCGGCTGCGCTATGGGCTGGACGTCTACCCGGATCGGGTCGAACTGTCCTCGCGGACCCGGCAGCTGCTGGTGGGTGCGCAGACCGCCTTGGGCAATTGGCACGATCATGTCCAATGGCTGGCCCGCGCGGAAAAAGAGCCGGACCTGCGGCCGCGGGTCCGCGCCTGGCAGGTCGCCATGCATGCCGCCGAAGTCCGTTCGGACCGGGTGCTGGAGAAGTTGCAGCGCCGCCTTGGTTGA
- a CDS encoding methyl-accepting chemotaxis protein, with protein sequence MGTWIRDISLRYKFWAVNAVAFFTTLLLVLHALFLEQQGRAEDARAAAAAQAQLLRSWPAGQALPSSPRILAFDAGSAPQLPGGQALVKASGWVALEHDGLFGNDPVTGAQVFDRADGQRVAVLASSPSLIQLFGARLVEYAISVFLLMVALLAASQLLIRFLLSHLNTLKDVMLHVERSGDLSARVPLDSRDEVGQMASAFNAMQAGYERVVSTVAQAVARLDEGAARLATSMGEVRQGMLGQQSETDQAATAINEMSATVHHIAQHAADTRDQSQNADQLAGAGQLVVERVEQSISGLSSGVQQTAEMIQRLAEDSQKISGVVNVIHGIAEQTNLLALNAAIEAARAGEMGRGFAVVADEVRNLAKRVQDSTDEITSMITALQSGTRDAVEFMRESSIKADDCVQAAHEAGAALAAITGAVAQMRESNTQIAVAAEQQSQVAEEMTRAVVGIRDVTELTVGQTVESASTSNELAGLASELSQAIRKLKLRA encoded by the coding sequence ATGGGTACCTGGATTCGCGATATTTCCCTCAGATACAAGTTCTGGGCCGTCAATGCGGTGGCCTTCTTCACCACCCTCCTGCTGGTCCTGCATGCCCTTTTCCTGGAGCAGCAGGGCCGCGCCGAGGATGCTCGCGCGGCAGCTGCAGCCCAGGCACAGCTGCTGCGTTCCTGGCCCGCCGGCCAGGCGTTGCCCTCCTCGCCCCGGATCCTCGCCTTCGACGCCGGCAGCGCACCGCAATTGCCCGGCGGCCAGGCCCTGGTCAAGGCCAGCGGCTGGGTTGCCCTGGAACACGATGGGCTGTTCGGCAATGACCCCGTCACCGGCGCCCAGGTATTCGATCGCGCCGATGGCCAGCGTGTCGCGGTCCTGGCCAGCAGCCCAAGCCTGATCCAGCTATTCGGTGCCCGTCTCGTGGAATACGCGATCTCCGTATTCCTGCTGATGGTCGCCTTGCTGGCGGCCTCGCAATTGCTGATCCGCTTCCTGCTCAGCCACCTCAATACCCTCAAGGACGTGATGCTCCACGTCGAACGCAGCGGCGACCTTTCCGCCCGCGTGCCGCTGGACAGCCGGGATGAAGTGGGCCAGATGGCCAGCGCCTTCAACGCCATGCAGGCCGGTTATGAGCGCGTGGTGAGCACAGTTGCCCAGGCTGTCGCCCGCCTCGATGAAGGCGCCGCGCGGCTGGCCACCAGCATGGGTGAAGTGCGTCAGGGGATGCTCGGGCAACAGAGCGAGACCGACCAGGCCGCCACCGCCATCAACGAGATGTCGGCCACCGTCCACCACATCGCCCAGCACGCCGCCGACACCCGCGACCAATCGCAGAATGCCGACCAGTTGGCGGGCGCCGGACAGCTCGTGGTGGAGCGTGTCGAACAGTCCATCTCCGGGCTTTCCTCCGGCGTGCAGCAGACCGCGGAAATGATCCAGCGGCTGGCCGAGGACAGCCAGAAGATCAGCGGCGTGGTCAACGTCATCCACGGCATCGCCGAACAGACCAACCTGCTGGCGCTGAACGCCGCGATCGAGGCCGCCCGCGCCGGGGAAATGGGCCGAGGCTTCGCCGTAGTGGCCGATGAAGTGCGCAACCTGGCCAAGCGCGTACAGGACTCCACCGACGAGATCACCAGCATGATCACTGCGCTGCAGTCCGGCACCCGCGACGCCGTGGAATTCATGCGGGAAAGTTCGATCAAGGCCGACGACTGCGTGCAGGCTGCCCATGAGGCCGGCGCCGCCCTGGCCGCCATTACCGGGGCGGTGGCACAGATGCGCGAGAGCAATACCCAGATCGCCGTGGCAGCCGAACAACAGAGCCAGGTGGCCGAAGAAATGACCCGCGCCGTGGTGGGCATTCGCGACGTCACCGAGCTCACCGTCGGCCAGACCGTGGAGTCCGCCTCTACCAGCAATGAACTGGCGGGGCTGGCCAGCGAGCTTTCACAGGCCATTCGCAAGCTCAAGCTGCGCGCCTGA
- a CDS encoding AAA family ATPase, with amino-acid sequence MRTKLDACLHAVNQVLLGKEAQVRLALTCLLARGHLLIEDLPGMGKTTLGHALARVLGLSFQRIQFTSDLLPGDILGTSVFDKDSGQFVFHPGPVFAELVLADEINRATPKSQSALLEAMEEGQVTIEGATRPLPEPFFVIATQNPASQGGTFALPESQLDRFLMRLSLGYPAKAAEKALLQGESRRELLPRLEPIFTHAELGLIQAEVPKVIARDAVVDYVLRLVDATRSQPQFAWGLSPRASLALLSAARAWALLAGRDYVIPEDVQAVLPSVVGHRLRERADPSGHGGGALVQWLLREVPAL; translated from the coding sequence ATGCGAACCAAACTGGATGCCTGCCTGCACGCGGTCAATCAGGTGCTGTTGGGCAAGGAGGCACAGGTGCGCCTGGCCCTGACCTGCCTGCTGGCCCGTGGACACCTGTTGATCGAAGACCTGCCCGGCATGGGCAAGACCACTCTGGGCCATGCCCTGGCGAGGGTGCTGGGGCTGAGCTTCCAGCGCATCCAGTTCACCTCCGACCTGTTGCCCGGCGACATCCTCGGCACCTCGGTCTTCGACAAGGACAGTGGCCAGTTCGTCTTCCACCCCGGCCCAGTGTTCGCCGAGCTGGTGCTGGCCGACGAGATCAACCGCGCCACGCCCAAGAGCCAGAGCGCATTGCTGGAGGCCATGGAAGAAGGGCAGGTGACCATCGAAGGTGCGACCCGCCCATTGCCGGAGCCCTTCTTCGTCATCGCCACCCAGAACCCGGCGAGCCAGGGTGGCACCTTCGCCTTGCCGGAGTCGCAGCTGGACCGCTTCCTCATGCGCCTGTCCCTGGGCTATCCGGCCAAGGCGGCGGAGAAGGCGTTGCTGCAGGGCGAGTCGCGCCGCGAACTGCTGCCGCGCCTGGAGCCCATCTTCACCCATGCCGAACTGGGGCTGATCCAGGCCGAAGTGCCCAAGGTGATAGCCCGTGATGCCGTGGTTGACTACGTGCTGCGCCTGGTGGACGCCACCCGTAGCCAGCCGCAGTTCGCCTGGGGGCTGTCGCCGCGCGCCAGTCTGGCGCTGCTGTCGGCTGCCCGTGCCTGGGCGCTACTGGCCGGGCGCGATTACGTGATTCCCGAAGACGTCCAGGCCGTGCTGCCCTCCGTCGTGGGGCACCGCCTGCGCGAGCGCGCAGATCCCTCAGGTCATGGCGGTGGCGCGCTGGTGCAGTGGTTGCTGCGCGAAGTGCCGGCGCTCTGA
- a CDS encoding DUF58 domain-containing protein, with translation MLEVQVDRWLARRIPPANQVRLDQRRIFILPTRAGAAFGVALVPMLLVAINYQNSLAYGLTFLLLSVFLVAILHTFRNLSGLNLKAAGGAPVFLGEQAHFHVTLESTRREHQAIALGWPPFPLQVQDVAARGACDVELHLPTERRGWLRPRRLRVESRYPLGLLVAWSWVDLDQALLVYPRPLEGDLPLMPGRGEDDGDDGQHVLGAGADDYQGLRAYQPGDSRRRLHWKAYSRGQGLFVKDFAALAGRDLWLDLDPLSGDLEERLGLLCHWVLQLSARGQPFGLRLGAQELAVDSGDAHREACLRALALFGTPR, from the coding sequence ATGCTGGAAGTCCAGGTCGATCGCTGGCTGGCCCGGCGCATCCCGCCGGCCAATCAGGTGCGGCTCGACCAGAGGCGCATCTTCATCCTGCCGACCCGTGCCGGCGCCGCCTTCGGCGTGGCGCTGGTGCCGATGCTGCTGGTGGCGATCAACTACCAGAACAGCCTGGCCTATGGGCTGACCTTCCTGCTGCTGTCGGTATTCCTGGTTGCCATTCTGCATACCTTCCGCAACCTGTCGGGGCTGAACCTCAAGGCGGCGGGCGGTGCCCCGGTATTCCTCGGCGAACAGGCGCACTTCCACGTCACGCTGGAAAGTACCCGCCGCGAACACCAGGCCATTGCCCTTGGTTGGCCACCTTTTCCCCTGCAGGTTCAGGACGTGGCGGCCAGGGGCGCCTGCGACGTGGAGCTGCACCTTCCCACCGAACGCCGTGGCTGGCTGCGCCCCAGGCGCCTTCGGGTAGAAAGCCGCTATCCCCTCGGTTTGCTGGTGGCCTGGAGCTGGGTGGACCTGGATCAGGCGCTGCTGGTCTACCCACGCCCGCTGGAGGGCGACCTGCCGTTGATGCCAGGGCGTGGCGAAGATGACGGTGATGACGGCCAGCACGTGCTTGGCGCCGGAGCGGACGACTATCAGGGATTGCGCGCCTACCAGCCGGGCGATTCGCGCCGGCGCTTGCACTGGAAGGCCTACTCGCGGGGGCAGGGCCTGTTCGTGAAGGATTTCGCCGCCCTGGCCGGACGTGATCTCTGGCTCGACCTGGACCCGTTGAGCGGTGACCTCGAAGAGCGCCTCGGCCTGTTGTGCCATTGGGTGTTGCAGTTGTCCGCCCGTGGCCAGCCCTTCGGCCTGCGACTGGGGGCGCAGGAGTTGGCAGTGGATTCCGGGGACGCCCACCGCGAAGCCTGCCTGCGCGCCCTGGCCCTGTTCGGGACGCCGCGATGA
- a CDS encoding DUF962 domain-containing protein: MGKRLPNLHAWQWRTYSDNHQHPANLILHIIAVPIFIVAALSLANGLFTFSFRALVLGVIGILASLALQARGHKLEAVQPEPFSGRKDAIGRLLVEQFVTFPRFLLSGQWWRNWRNKKR; this comes from the coding sequence ATGGGCAAGCGACTACCCAATCTGCATGCGTGGCAATGGCGGACCTATTCCGACAACCACCAGCACCCCGCCAACCTGATCCTGCACATCATTGCGGTGCCGATCTTCATCGTCGCAGCACTGAGCCTGGCGAACGGCCTGTTCACCTTCAGTTTCCGCGCGCTGGTGCTGGGGGTGATCGGCATTCTCGCCTCACTGGCGCTGCAGGCCCGCGGCCACAAGCTGGAAGCCGTGCAGCCGGAACCCTTCAGCGGTCGCAAGGATGCCATCGGCCGGCTGCTGGTGGAGCAGTTCGTCACCTTCCCGCGCTTCCTGCTCAGTGGCCAGTGGTGGCGCAACTGGCGCAACAAGAAGCGCTGA
- a CDS encoding transglutaminase TgpA family protein, producing MKASLLITRIGLIWLLVAQVLVILPLLPHLPLWIIAMWLGCAGWRIQIFRMRAQYPSGLVKTGLILAVALGVSLSRGTLVGLDAAVVLLVAVFILKLVELRSQRDALVLVLLGFFTQVTAYLFNDGMLAALYSLLPLCTLLAALVGLQQSRFAEHPLVPLRAAGSLLLQAAPLMLLLFLFFPRLGPLWSLPLPNDKGVTGLADAMSPADVAELSRSGELAFRASFEGTVPPMSQLYWRALTLERFDGRRWSQTLGSQFGPAADWRKEGEPLRYSIVMQPSGRPWLFGLDVAETREPDVRSRADFRLERRQPVDRTLLYQVTSWPGAVREPAGNPAALRRALQLPEQGEPRTRAWAAELKRQHANPQQLVDALLAHFNREPYVYTLKPLPLGEDNIDAFLFDTRRGFCAHYAGAMTYVLRAAGIPARVVAGYQGGELNPAGNYVLVHQFDAHAWVEYWLPERGWISVDPTFQVAPSRIERGLEEAISGEQSFLEGSPLSPLRYRQVSWLNQVRLAWDNLNYGWQRWVLGYQGEAQVELVQRWFGSRDSRVLGVGLVGAGAVLMALLALFLFAPWRRERDPQLRQFQAFERLLARHGVSRGTGEGPRAFAERASRELPGQAGQIRAFAAAFEASRYAAHQGADPQRLLTALRKSLPWRLRPVRG from the coding sequence ATGAAAGCCAGCCTGCTCATCACCCGCATCGGCCTGATCTGGCTGCTGGTCGCCCAGGTGCTGGTGATCCTGCCACTGCTGCCGCACCTGCCGCTGTGGATCATCGCCATGTGGCTGGGGTGCGCCGGCTGGCGCATCCAGATTTTCCGCATGCGCGCCCAGTACCCCAGCGGTCTGGTCAAGACCGGGCTCATCCTCGCCGTGGCCCTCGGGGTATCCCTGTCCCGGGGCACGCTGGTGGGGCTGGATGCGGCTGTCGTGCTGCTGGTGGCGGTGTTCATCCTCAAACTGGTGGAGTTGCGCAGCCAGCGCGATGCGCTGGTGCTGGTGCTGCTGGGATTCTTCACCCAGGTCACCGCGTACCTGTTCAACGACGGTATGCTCGCGGCCCTCTACAGCCTGCTCCCCCTCTGCACCTTGCTGGCCGCCCTGGTGGGGTTGCAACAGAGCCGCTTCGCAGAGCATCCACTGGTACCGCTGAGGGCCGCCGGCAGCCTGCTCCTGCAGGCCGCGCCGCTGATGCTGCTGCTGTTCCTGTTCTTCCCGCGCCTGGGCCCGCTCTGGTCGCTGCCATTGCCGAACGACAAGGGCGTCACCGGCCTGGCGGACGCCATGAGCCCGGCGGACGTCGCCGAGCTCAGCCGTTCCGGTGAGCTGGCCTTCCGTGCCAGCTTCGAGGGCACGGTACCGCCCATGAGTCAGCTCTACTGGCGCGCGCTCACCCTGGAGCGCTTCGACGGCCGCCGCTGGTCGCAAACCCTGGGCTCCCAGTTCGGTCCGGCGGCCGATTGGCGCAAGGAGGGCGAGCCGCTGCGCTACAGCATCGTCATGCAGCCCAGCGGGCGGCCCTGGCTGTTCGGGCTGGATGTGGCCGAGACCCGCGAGCCGGACGTGCGCAGCCGGGCAGATTTCCGCCTGGAACGACGCCAGCCGGTGGATCGCACCTTGCTCTATCAGGTCACCTCCTGGCCGGGGGCGGTGCGCGAGCCGGCGGGAAACCCGGCGGCATTGCGCCGGGCCTTGCAATTGCCGGAGCAGGGCGAACCCCGTACCCGGGCCTGGGCAGCCGAGCTCAAGCGGCAGCATGCGAACCCGCAGCAACTGGTGGACGCGCTGTTGGCGCATTTCAATCGTGAGCCCTACGTCTACACCCTGAAGCCGCTGCCTCTGGGGGAAGACAACATCGACGCCTTCCTCTTCGATACCCGACGGGGCTTCTGCGCCCACTATGCCGGCGCCATGACCTACGTCCTGCGCGCGGCCGGCATCCCGGCGCGTGTGGTGGCCGGCTACCAGGGCGGAGAACTGAACCCCGCCGGCAACTACGTGCTGGTGCATCAGTTCGACGCCCATGCCTGGGTGGAGTACTGGCTGCCGGAGCGCGGCTGGATCAGCGTCGACCCCACCTTCCAGGTGGCGCCGAGCCGCATCGAACGCGGCCTGGAAGAGGCCATATCCGGCGAACAGAGCTTCCTTGAAGGTTCGCCCCTGTCCCCCCTGCGCTATCGGCAGGTGTCCTGGCTGAACCAGGTGCGCCTGGCCTGGGACAACCTCAACTACGGCTGGCAGCGCTGGGTGCTGGGTTATCAGGGCGAAGCCCAGGTGGAACTGGTACAGCGCTGGTTCGGTTCCCGGGACAGCCGCGTCCTTGGCGTCGGGCTGGTAGGGGCCGGGGCGGTGCTGATGGCGTTACTGGCGCTGTTCCTGTTCGCGCCCTGGCGCCGTGAGCGCGACCCGCAGTTGCGCCAGTTCCAGGCATTCGAGCGCCTGCTGGCGCGCCATGGCGTGTCGCGCGGAACCGGAGAGGGGCCGCGCGCCTTCGCCGAGCGCGCCAGTCGCGAGCTGCCTGGGCAGGCCGGGCAGATCCGTGCCTTCGCGGCTGCCTTCGAAGCCAGCCGCTATGCCGCTCACCAGGGGGCTGACCCGCAGCGGTTGCTGACAGCGTTGCGCAAGTCATTGCCCTGGCGCCTGCGACCTGTACGCGGATGA
- a CDS encoding transglutaminase-like domain-containing protein, producing the protein MQRYLEPGRFVDSDHPLVVEFAERHRGASRDPVDTAVSLYLAARDEVRYNPYVFSRDPETLKASHALAAGESYCVPKAILLAACARHCGIPARIGLADVRNHLATPRLLELLRSEVFAMHGYTELYLEERWVKATPAFNLALCRMFNVAPLEFDGRSDSIFHPFNRQGERYMEYLADHGQFADLPEALFFDHLASVYPHLFQEGSPFLSGDLHAEAAAAS; encoded by the coding sequence ATGCAGCGCTATCTGGAACCCGGCCGCTTCGTTGATAGTGACCACCCCCTGGTGGTCGAGTTCGCGGAAAGACACCGTGGCGCCAGCCGCGATCCCGTCGATACGGCCGTCAGCCTCTACCTCGCGGCGCGTGACGAGGTTCGCTACAACCCCTACGTGTTCAGCCGCGATCCCGAGACCCTGAAGGCCAGCCATGCCCTGGCGGCGGGCGAGTCCTACTGCGTGCCCAAGGCGATCCTGCTGGCCGCCTGCGCGCGGCATTGCGGCATTCCCGCGCGCATCGGCCTGGCCGATGTGCGTAATCACCTGGCCACGCCCCGGCTGCTGGAACTGCTGCGCAGCGAGGTGTTCGCCATGCACGGTTACACCGAGCTGTACCTCGAGGAGCGCTGGGTCAAGGCCACGCCGGCCTTCAACCTCGCGCTGTGCCGGATGTTCAACGTGGCCCCGCTGGAGTTCGATGGGCGCAGCGACAGCATCTTCCACCCCTTCAATCGCCAGGGTGAGCGCTACATGGAATACCTGGCGGACCACGGCCAGTTCGCCGATCTACCCGAGGCGCTGTTCTTCGACCACCTGGCGTCTGTCTATCCGCACCTGTTCCAGGAAGGCTCGCCGTTCCTGTCGGGCGACCTGCACGCCGAGGCCGCCGCAGCGAGCTGA
- a CDS encoding acyl-CoA thioesterase, with translation MNFSELIQAARRYPGEMVVPATWGQGRAVFGGVVAALAFEAMRAKVEPGRPVRSLAMTFVGPLEPEVPANFEAELLREGKAVSQVFCRVVQKGQVVALVQGSFGGSRQSVVQLEAEPAPEMKPVADCFELPFIPGVTPEFTRHLAMRWSIGGLPFSNSRERDMGGWVRFRGDVVKEVVTESHLLALVDAWPPATVPHLPSPVPGSTLTWTIEFVQPLPKLDTHDWCKYRARIEHARDGYGHAAAALWSPEGELVAMSRQTVVVFG, from the coding sequence ATGAATTTTTCCGAATTGATCCAGGCCGCTCGCCGCTATCCGGGCGAAATGGTTGTGCCTGCTACTTGGGGGCAGGGGCGTGCGGTATTCGGCGGCGTGGTCGCCGCGCTGGCATTCGAAGCCATGCGTGCCAAGGTCGAGCCGGGCAGGCCAGTGCGCTCCCTGGCCATGACCTTCGTCGGTCCATTGGAGCCGGAGGTGCCGGCCAACTTCGAGGCCGAATTGCTGCGCGAAGGCAAGGCGGTGAGCCAGGTGTTCTGCCGCGTGGTACAGAAGGGCCAGGTTGTGGCGCTGGTGCAGGGCAGTTTCGGCGGTTCGCGCCAATCGGTGGTGCAACTGGAAGCCGAGCCCGCGCCCGAGATGAAGCCGGTCGCCGACTGCTTCGAGCTGCCCTTCATCCCCGGCGTTACCCCGGAATTCACCCGCCACCTGGCCATGCGCTGGTCCATTGGCGGCCTGCCGTTCTCCAACAGCCGCGAGCGCGATATGGGGGGCTGGGTACGCTTCCGTGGCGATGTGGTTAAAGAGGTGGTCACCGAATCCCATCTGCTGGCCCTGGTGGATGCCTGGCCGCCAGCTACCGTGCCGCATCTGCCGTCCCCCGTGCCGGGCAGCACCCTGACCTGGACCATCGAGTTCGTGCAGCCGCTGCCGAAGCTGGATACCCACGACTGGTGCAAGTACCGCGCGCGCATCGAACATGCCCGTGATGGCTACGGCCATGCCGCAGCGGCGCTGTGGAGCCCCGAGGGCGAACTGGTCGCCATGAGCCGGCAGACGGTGGTGGTATTCGGCTGA